One part of the Nocardioides zeae genome encodes these proteins:
- a CDS encoding response regulator, with translation MTAPTPEPSATPIRVLVVDDDPLVRSALGLMLGGQPDLEVVGEGRDGREGTTLAASLRPHVVLMDIRMPVMDGLEATAALHARPQPPRVIVLTTFDADDYVVGALAAGADGFLLKDTPPPEIVAAIRKVADGEPMLSPSVTQTLIRQVRQGSDPRTAEAEVKLATLTEREREVAVAVGRGLSNADIAAELYLSVPTVKAHVSRLFDKLGATNRVQIAICVHDAGLV, from the coding sequence GTGACCGCCCCGACGCCCGAGCCCTCCGCCACGCCGATCCGGGTGCTCGTCGTCGACGACGATCCCCTCGTGCGCTCCGCGCTCGGTCTGATGCTGGGCGGCCAGCCCGACCTCGAGGTCGTCGGCGAGGGCCGCGACGGTCGCGAGGGCACGACCCTCGCCGCCTCCCTGCGGCCCCACGTGGTGCTCATGGACATCCGGATGCCCGTCATGGACGGCCTCGAGGCGACGGCGGCGCTGCACGCCCGTCCCCAGCCCCCGCGTGTCATCGTGCTGACGACCTTCGACGCGGACGACTACGTCGTCGGAGCGCTCGCCGCCGGGGCCGACGGCTTCCTGCTCAAGGACACCCCGCCGCCCGAGATCGTCGCCGCCATCCGCAAGGTCGCCGACGGCGAGCCGATGCTCTCCCCCTCCGTCACCCAGACGCTGATCCGTCAGGTCCGCCAGGGCAGCGACCCCCGCACCGCCGAGGCCGAGGTCAAGCTCGCGACCCTCACGGAGCGCGAGCGCGAGGTGGCCGTCGCCGTCGGCCGCGGGCTGTCGAACGCCGACATCGCGGCCGAGCTCTACCTGTCGGTGCCGACGGTCAAGGCCCACGTCTCGCGGCTCTTCGACAAGCTCGGCGCGACCAACCGCGTGCAGATCGCCATCTGCGTGCACGACGCCGGGTTGGTCTGA
- the murI gene encoding glutamate racemase: protein MADAPVGIFDSGFGGLTVARSVIDQLPHESVLYLGDTARQPYGPKPIGEVREYALECLDHLVARGVKALVIACNSASAAMLRDARERYDVPVVEVIYPATRRAVAATRSGRIGVICTRATAASMAYDDAFAAAPHVELVTQACPRFVEFVENGVTSGPELLEAAHAYLEPLIAADVDTLVLGCTHYPLLTGVISSIMGDGVTLVSSAEESAKAVYRMLATTGLMRAGGDASYEFVTTGEPGEFERIGRRFLGPELAIASQFAGGLA from the coding sequence GTGGCTGACGCACCGGTCGGCATCTTCGACTCGGGGTTCGGCGGCCTGACGGTGGCCCGTTCGGTGATCGACCAGCTGCCCCACGAGTCGGTGCTCTACCTGGGCGACACGGCCCGTCAGCCCTACGGCCCGAAGCCGATCGGCGAGGTGCGGGAGTACGCGCTGGAGTGCCTCGACCACCTCGTCGCCCGGGGCGTGAAGGCCCTCGTCATCGCCTGCAACTCCGCGAGCGCCGCGATGCTGCGGGACGCGCGCGAGCGCTACGACGTGCCGGTCGTGGAGGTCATCTACCCCGCGACCCGTCGCGCGGTCGCCGCCACCCGCTCGGGACGCATCGGCGTCATCTGCACGCGCGCGACGGCGGCCTCGATGGCCTACGACGACGCGTTCGCCGCCGCCCCGCACGTCGAGCTGGTCACGCAGGCGTGCCCGCGGTTCGTCGAGTTCGTGGAGAACGGCGTGACCTCCGGCCCGGAGCTCCTCGAGGCGGCGCACGCCTACCTCGAACCGCTCATCGCGGCCGACGTGGACACCCTCGTGCTGGGGTGCACGCACTACCCGCTGCTGACCGGTGTGATCTCGTCGATCATGGGGGACGGTGTCACGCTGGTGAGCAGTGCGGAGGAGAGCGCGAAGGCGGTGTACCGGATGTTGGCGACCACCGGGCTGATGCGCGCGGGCGGTGACGCGTCGTACGAGTTCGTGACGACGGGCGAGCCCGGGGAGTTCGAGCGGATCGGCCGCCGCTTCCTCGGGCCCGAGCTCGCGATCGCCAGCCAGTTCGCGGGAGGGCTCGCGTGA
- a CDS encoding MBL fold metallo-hydrolase — protein MHLTGADAGELATRAGAGQLVLTHVPAWFDPLDAHGEAVEKYDGPTWLATTGAVFEV, from the coding sequence GTGCACCTCACGGGCGCGGACGCGGGCGAGCTGGCGACCCGGGCCGGCGCGGGCCAGCTGGTGCTGACCCACGTGCCGGCCTGGTTCGACCCGCTCGACGCGCACGGCGAGGCGGTCGAGAAGTACGACGGCCCCACCTGGCTCGCCACCACCGGCGCGGTCTTCGAGGTCTGA
- a CDS encoding MBL fold metallo-hydrolase produces MTADGPAGLRLTVVGCAGSYPGPTSPASCYLVEADGDDGAGGTRRWRILLDLGNGALGALHNHADPLAIDAVFVSHLHADHCLDLCGYYVLRKYHPTGAQPRIPVWAPAGAAERLARAYDLPLDPGMTEEFDFTEYAADRAPVQVGPFTVQPFEVYHPVTAYALRVTAAGRTLTYSGDTAPCAGLDEAAAGADLLPRRGRVP; encoded by the coding sequence GTGACCGCCGACGGCCCGGCGGGCCTCCGCCTCACCGTCGTGGGGTGTGCCGGGTCCTACCCCGGTCCCACGTCGCCCGCCAGCTGCTACCTCGTCGAGGCCGACGGCGACGACGGCGCGGGCGGCACCCGCCGCTGGCGCATCCTGCTCGACCTCGGCAACGGCGCCCTCGGCGCCCTCCACAACCACGCCGACCCGCTGGCCATCGACGCGGTCTTCGTCAGCCACCTCCACGCCGACCACTGCCTCGACCTGTGCGGCTACTACGTGCTGCGCAAGTACCACCCAACCGGCGCCCAGCCGCGCATCCCCGTGTGGGCACCGGCCGGGGCGGCGGAGCGGCTCGCCCGCGCCTACGACCTGCCGCTCGACCCCGGGATGACCGAGGAGTTCGACTTCACCGAGTACGCCGCGGACCGCGCCCCGGTGCAGGTCGGGCCCTTCACGGTCCAGCCGTTCGAGGTCTACCACCCGGTGACGGCCTACGCGCTGCGGGTGACCGCCGCCGGCCGCACGCTGACCTACTCCGGTGACACCGCCCCGTGCGCGGGCCTCGACGAGGCCGCGGCGGGCGCGGACCTGCTGCCTCGCCGAGGCCGCGTTCCGTAG
- a CDS encoding sensor histidine kinase, producing the protein MTDPTEYQPPVGTWGRTWRVLLMLLISGLVVIEPYPLLVERGHGWWIAVDLLLGLVGFVVVHFRRRRPMLVVVVTIALACVSSFAAGPSVLALVSLATRRVYWEIAVASVLSVVGAEIYFRVAPSTGSSPMWLNFTANVAAAGAIAAWGMYIGSRRELLWTLRQRAERAEGEQDLRLAKARVDERSRIAREMHDVLAHRISQVSMHAGALSYRTDLDADALREGIGEVQVRANEALDDLRGVLGVLRDPATGEVTHRPQPTYEDIDALVAEATEAGARIAFDDELEEAPPTSVGRALYRVVQEGITNAQKHAPGALLSICLRGAPEDGVEVRLRNPYGFSTPGVPGAGLGLVGLTERVDLAGGHLTHGRDGDAFVVHAWLPWAP; encoded by the coding sequence CCTGGCGGGTGCTGCTGATGCTGCTCATCAGCGGTCTGGTCGTGATCGAGCCGTACCCGCTGCTGGTGGAGCGCGGCCACGGCTGGTGGATCGCCGTCGACCTGCTCCTGGGGCTGGTCGGGTTCGTGGTCGTCCACTTCCGGCGGCGCCGGCCGATGCTCGTCGTCGTGGTGACGATCGCGCTCGCCTGCGTCTCCTCGTTCGCCGCCGGACCGTCCGTGCTCGCGCTGGTCTCGCTCGCCACGCGACGGGTCTACTGGGAGATCGCGGTCGCCAGCGTCCTCAGCGTCGTGGGCGCCGAGATCTACTTCCGGGTCGCGCCCTCGACCGGCTCCAGCCCGATGTGGTTGAACTTCACCGCCAACGTCGCGGCAGCCGGGGCGATCGCGGCCTGGGGCATGTACATCGGCTCGCGCCGCGAGCTGCTCTGGACCCTGCGGCAGCGCGCCGAGCGGGCGGAGGGCGAGCAGGACCTGCGGCTCGCGAAGGCACGGGTCGACGAGCGCTCCCGGATCGCGCGCGAGATGCACGACGTGCTGGCCCACCGGATCAGCCAGGTGTCGATGCACGCCGGGGCGCTGTCGTACCGCACCGACCTCGACGCCGACGCGCTGCGCGAGGGGATCGGGGAGGTGCAGGTGCGGGCCAACGAGGCGCTCGACGACCTCCGCGGCGTCCTCGGCGTGCTGCGGGACCCCGCGACCGGAGAGGTCACGCACCGGCCGCAGCCGACCTACGAGGACATCGACGCGCTCGTCGCGGAGGCGACCGAGGCGGGCGCGCGGATCGCCTTCGACGACGAGCTGGAGGAGGCGCCACCGACCTCGGTCGGGCGCGCGCTCTACCGCGTCGTGCAGGAGGGCATCACCAACGCCCAGAAGCACGCCCCCGGCGCCCTGCTGTCCATCTGCCTCCGCGGCGCACCCGAGGACGGCGTCGAGGTGCGGCTGCGCAACCCCTACGGCTTCAGCACGCCCGGGGTGCCCGGCGCCGGCCTCGGTCTCGTCGGCCTCACCGAGCGGGTCGACCTCGCGGGCGGCCACCTCACGCACGGCCGTGACGGGGATGCGTTCGTCGTCCACGCGTGGCTACCGTGGGCCCCGTGA